TGCGTAGTGCCCTCGCGCGGTACTACGAGATGTACCCCGAGATGTTCAAGGTGTACGTGCCGCAGCAGGGGCAGTGGATGGCCTTCAACCGGCTGTCGGAGATCGACAACGCCAACGAGTTCTGGTTCGGCCTCCAGGAGGGTGCGCCCGAGCCGGAGTACGACGACAAGATCGACGTGATGTCGACGATCTACTACACCCACGCCGGAATGCCCGCGAATCTGCCGGCACCCTATGACCCCGAGAAGGACCCGCTGCCGCCCTACGAGGACCAGGTAGCTGCGGTCAACCAGGCCTTCCAGAGGACGACCGGGCAAGCCGGCCTGTACGACCGTGTGGGGACGCGCAAGCCCGACGGGCGGCTGGCGGTAGAGAAGTGGTCGGTGTATGGGCACCTCCTGGCGCAGTTCAACCTCGACCCCGAACTGCCCTGGGGTGACTACCTGATCCGCAACACGATCACCCGTACCGAGAGCATCAAGAGGACTCGCAACGGCGACCTCGACGGCTTCTACTACGACGGCCTGTCCGCCGGGTTGAACTACAACACCCAGCATTTCAAGACCCATGACGCGCCGGTGTTGTGGGACCCGGTGAACAAGAAGCCCTACCTCAACAACTTCTTCTCCTCCGTGGAGTTCGCCCGAGGCACAGCGGAGTTGCTGCGCCCACGCGGCCAGATCACGATGATGAACGGCGCCCTCGGCGACAGCTTCTACGTCTGCCCGTGGCTGGATGTCCTCGGCGCCGAGACCGGGCTCATCATCCCCCGGGAGAGCTTCAACTATATCCGCACGGTCATCCACCACAAGCCCTTCATGACACTGCTGAAGGGGAACTACGAGAAGAGCATCGCCCGGCCGCAGATGGAGCTGTTCATGAAGCGCTGCCTGGCCTACGGCGTCTTCCCCGGCTTCTTCGACTGGCCGCCGAGTGGCCTCGGCCCCGGTGGGCAGTACTGGAATCACCCGCGCTACTACGAGCGCGACCGCGACCTGTTCCGTAGGTATGAGCCGCTCTGCCGCAGTCTGGCCCTGGCGGGATGGGAGCCCGTGACCTTCGCCCGGAGCTCAGATCCAGGGGTCTATGTGGAGCGTTTTGGTCCCGACCAGAACGGCGTCGCCTGGCTGACTCTGCTGAACGAGGAGGCGAAGCCACACTCGACGACGCTCACGATTGACGCCGCCGGTCTGGGACTTGATGCGAAGGCCATCAGGGCACGTGACCTGGTGTCGGGCAAGGCGCTGCCGCTGCAGAGTCAGGGCAAGGGGCTCGTGGCGAGTCTTGAGGTGCCCCCTGACGGAGTGCTGGCGATCCAGTTGGCGACTCCTGCGGCGACGGCGAAGTGGCATCTGGATCAGAGTCTGGAGCTCCTCGACCGCGGAACCAAGATGCGACAGGCGGATGCCGGAAAGGGTCCCCAGGCAGTGCACTGGCGCCCTCTCAGTCAGGGCTATGACCGGGAGATCGTGGACGGGAAGACCAACCTGGTGTTCAAGGCCGGCGGCCGCAGCCTCGGTGCCCGGCAGTGGGCCATGCTGTTCCAGAGTGCGCCGGGGGCAGTGAAGCTCCAGGCACGCGTGGCGGCCGACAAGCTGGCGGCCAACGGTGACGCCAAGATTCGCTGCCGTCTCGCCTGGGTCACTCCGAGCTATACGCACTACGAGACCCAGGACTTCGCGCTTCCAGACGGCACCTATGACTGGAAGGACGTAGAGTTCGAGATCAACTCACCGCAGGCCCTGCGCTCCATTGAGGTCACGCCCCTGATCGGCTCGAAGGCGACCGGGACGATCAAGCTCGCGCGACTGTCGCTCAGTGACGCAAGCCGCGAGTACCTCATTGACCCGGAGTTCACCCAGTGGTACGAGCCGCTTCCGACGGCGATGCTGCCGCAGATCGACCAGGGCATCGGAGCCCTGCGTCAGGCTCTCCTCAGCCTGGGCCAGCAGACCGACCAACTCAGCGCCAAGAGTGCCCGCGATGCGCTGGCCAGCCTTTCGAAGACGAGTGCCGAACTGCGTCGCAGCATCCTGACCCAGAAGGCCGAGAACGGTTGCCGCCGAGTTCTGCGTGACCTGCAAAGCCTGCAGGAGCATGTGGACCAGGTAACGCTGGCCTCCTACAATCTGTCAGCACCGTCCGTTGAGGGTCCCGTGGCAGCGGCGCCCGGCGACGTGGTGACGCTGAAGGTTGTTGCCCCTGAAGTGGCCGCCACACCCATGCGAGTTGAGCTGGCTTCGGACACGCTGAAGGTCAATCCGAGCGCCACAGGCGGCACCGTCACCATCCCCGCAACCGCGCAGCCCGGCGACAGCTTCACGGTGTCCGGCCGGTTGTACCTGGGGCAGCCCGGGCAGGAGATCAGCGTCAGCTTCGCACATAACCTGACCGTGCAGGCGCCGCTGGAGCTCACCCTCAAGAGCGAGGGGATGGATCCGCAGACCGGGGCAGCACGTCTGCGGGCGACCGTGCGGAACAACCGCGTGCGGCCCGTGACGGCCCAGCTGCAGATGGCCGCACCAGCGGGATGGGAAGCCGAGGCACCCGCGGCACTGGAGATTGCAGCCGGTGGTGAAGCTACGCGCGACCTGCGCCTCACACCCACTGGTGCCACGGCAGCGGGGTCGCTGGAGGTGACCGCCTCGGTCACGGCGGGCAAGGACCTCGCACAGGCCCGACAGGTCCTGCTCTACATTCCGCCGGAGGCCAACCTGCTGCGCAATCCCAGCTTCGAGAGCAAGCTTCAGAACTGGAGCGCCACAGGGGTCTCTGTGACGGTTGACGAGGAGGACGCACGCAGCGGCAAGGCGTCGCTGCTCATCACCAACGCGGCACGCTCCGATAGCCAGGTATCGCAGACCGTGACTCTCAACCAGAAGATGCCGTGCCCGATTCTGCTTCAGGCTTCCTCGAAGTCGGAGAGCGTCGAGGGCACGCCCGGGAAGGGCTACTCGCTCTACGTCGACATCTACTACATGGACGGCACGCCGCTGTACGGCACCACCTTCGACTTCAAGACGGGGACGACCGACTGGCAGCTTGGGGAGCTGTACATCGAGCCGACGAAGCCCATCCGCAACGTCAACGTCTACCTGCTCCTGCGCGGCAAGAGCGGCAAGGCGCGGTTCGACGACATTGCGCTCATGGAGGACCCGCGGCGCAAGGGCAACGTGGCCCGACAAGCCAAGGTGACCGTGGACAGCAGCTTCAACGGCTATGACGCGAGCCCGATCAACGACGGGGTCATCAGCGCCGAGGGACTGCACTGGACGAAGGAAGCCTGGGCCTCCGCCGACGACGGCAAAGAGCACTTCGTGGAGGTGCAGTTCCCCGCGCCGGTCACGGTCGGTCGCGCGATGATCTACTGGTCGCTGGATGCGGGAGTGCCCCGAACCTCGCAGGAAGTGCGGCTCCAGGCCTGGCGAGAGGGAGCCTGGCAGGCGCTCAGCACCGCTCGCTCAACGCGACCGACACCGCAGACGGAGATCAAGCTCGACCAGCCGGTGACGGCGGATCGCTTCCGCCTACTGCAGCCGGCCGGACAGGGACCGCTGAACCGCACCGGTCTGATGTGGGTGCGAGAGCTCGAGCTGATGGAGAAGTAGCCCGGCGCCTGTGCAAGACGGTTTAGCCAAAGGCAGCAAAGAGCGCCGTCCCCAGGTCCGGGAACGGCGCTCTTGTTTGTAGTGTGGTCTGTTGCGGCTGCCTCAGCGGGGCGTTGCGGCGGTTACCGAGAGGATCTGTGCGCCGACTTCCAGCAGCGCCGGAGCAGGCTCGAAGCTGATCTCCCGGATCTCGTCTTCCGGACGTGGGTTCTGCCACTCCCGCACCAGGTACCGGAGCGGCGGCTGATCTACAAGCCACACCGGGCCCTCCGTGTACTGCGGCAGGGCGTCGACGGAGGGAGCCAGTATCTCGCGGCCATAGCGCACCGGAATCCGCTCTGGCGCACCGGCTGCGTAGCGAACCATCCACTCGCCCATCGGCGTGCCGTTGGAGCTCGTGGCCTGCGTCGCCATTGCGAGGAAAAGGGTGCTGCAGCGTGCCCCGACCGGGTAGACGATCCGGCGCCCGGCCATCACAGCGCTGAGATCGGCGCGGTCGCCTCCCCTGTCCACCAGCAGACGCACCGCATCGCCCACCTTGAGGGTCCGCAGGGCTGTAGCCTTGGTTCCGGTCTCGCCCTGATGAGCAGACAGGACATACCCGTCCGCCGGGATCGCGGAGTTGCCGACAGCGACTGTGCTGACCTTGCCCTCGCGGACAACCACCTCAACGCCGAAGGCATTGGTGCCTGTGGTGCCCTCACCGTACCCGGGATGATAGAGCACGAGCTGATCGACGTCGCGGGCGGTGTCCTGGCCGTCGAGGTAGAGCGCTTGGCCGTCGGGGAGCCCGACCATCAGACGCGTCGGAGCCGAGCCACCCAGCCAGTTGTTTTCGGCATCGAAGACGGCCACGGCATCGCCGACGCGGAGATTCTGCACACGGCGGCTCTTAGCGCCGCTCGGACCTGAGTGCGCGGACAGAACGAAGCCACCTGCCGGGATCGCGTTGTCGGGTGTCCCATAGCCCGCAACCGACAGCACCTTGCCGCTGGCGCTTACGCTCACCTCGACTCCGTAGATGTTCGTCCCTGTGTGGTCACGCGGCGCAGCGTAGAGGATGAGCTGGTCCTCGCCACGTGCGGTGTTGACGCCGTCCAGGGCTACCGTCGCGCCGCCGGGGAATCGCACGCCGGCTGCCTTGGACACGTCGCGCAAGGCCTTGCTCACTTCCGGCAAGGGGTCCAGTTGCACCGGATTGCCTGTGGGTAGCGGGACGCCGTAGTGTTGCTCAAGGTCTTTGTTCGGCCACGAGATCTGCTTCGGGCCGGTCGGCGACAAGAGCAGTGCTTCCTTGCCCGGGAAGTCCAGGCTGTGTCGGCGCCAGAGGACCGCGCTGGTCGCCCGCTGCACCGCTGCGGAGAGGGTCGGCTCAGGTGCGACGGTCTCCGGGGCCGCCGAGGCATTCCACACTGCCTGAGCATAGAGCCCGGTGACCGGGCTGTACCGGGCCGAGGCGAAGCACCCCGGAGGTCCCGACCACAGCGTTCCCATCACGGGAACCTGACGAGCATGGGCATAGCGGGTCAGCGAGAAGGGCGACTGCCAGGGACTCGCCCACACCGCAAAGCCCTGGTCGCGCAGGTAGTCCAGCGCGGGATAGGAGTCCAGCGGATTGTAGAACCAGTAGTCCAGCACCACGTCTCGGGGGATCGAGGCGAGTGCGCCCGCGGTGTTCTGTGGTGGTCCACCGTTGGCCGGGCCGACCGGCGCACCGAGCTTCTCGCGCAGGTTCGGAGCGATGAGCATGTCGTGCCAAATGACCGTCTTCACGCCGCGCGCCTTGAGGAAGTCGTTGACCCGCTGGATATGGCGCGTTAGCAGGCCGGTCACGTCGGCTCCCTCGCCGGAGAGCCACTTGGACAGCTCCCAGGCCTCGTCCATCCCGCAGTGGAAATACTCAACCGGTCCGTAGACTTCGAGCATCTCCGACAGGATCGGGTAGACGAAGCGCTCGTAGGCCTCATCACTGCGCAGGTCGATGCCGCCGTGCTGGGTGTAGGGCGGCTTCTGGTAGGCGCGCTCCAGGTGGCCCAGCATGTTCAGGTAGGCGATGGGCTTGAGGCCCAAACTGCGCCCGTACTCGATGATCTCCCGGGCCTGGGCCTTGCTGAAGCGCCCGCCCTTCGCGATCGTGGGGTCGAAGTCCAGAACAACCTGCGGGCCGAACTCCAGCGCGACGTAGGTGACATGCTGCCGCGCCAGGACCTCAAGGTTGCGCTTGAACTCCTCGGCGCTCGGCGTCCAGGCTCCCTGGATCATGAAGGCCCGGAAGGCGGTGTCGGGCCAGTCGCGTATCTTCGGGACGTCCGCCTCATAGCCCTCCGGCGTGCGACGCGCCTGACCGAGCAACGCAGCGAGGGTATGCACGGCCCAGAACATCCCCTGCTCATCATGAGCACGGAGCGAGACACTGCTGCCCGTAGGCTCGAGGGCATACTCCTCCGCGCGCGTTAACACGGAGGGTGCCAGTTCGAGCCGGACGACGGTGCCCCCGGTAGCATCTGGGGACGCTGCACCAAAGAGCGCGGCAAGCTCTCGACGGAGCAGATCAGCCGGTGCGGCCAACTCCGCCGGAGCCTGTATCTGCACCGGCAGATGGAGAACGGTGACTGGGGCAAGCTCTGCCTGCCGCGGTTGCGGACAGAGCAATGAAAGGGCCAGCGTCAGGGCGGCCAGGGTCATGGCGAGTCCTCCTTGAGATGTGTGTTGGGCTTCTTCGACCTGTTCGCAGGCACCTGGGCTTGCGCTACTCCCAGGTGTAGACGTGCACCCCGTAGGGCGCGAAGGAATCCGTGAAGCCGCGGTCGTCCGCGGTGATTCGTCGGGACTCCTGCGGCAGCGAGACCTGCTTGCCCGCGGCGCAGGAGAAGCGAGCCGTCACGGCAGCCTTCGAGGAGTTCGCGGCGAGCAGGTACCACTTGCCCTGATGCTGTTTGAGCAGGATGCTAAGGCTCGGGTTGCCGAGAGCGTCCTGCGCGGGGCCTTCGGTCACCTCAGGTGCGGGTGGCTGAGCGCAGGGCGGTGCGGCCAGCACATCGTGCAGCTTCGACAGCTCACCGGCCAGCGCGCAGATGTTGCCCCAGACCTCCGGGTTGTCGGTCACTCCATGGTTCTGTCCCCAGCCGCCGTAGGTGTACCAGGTGATGCCGTTGGCACCGTGGATGATGGACAGGTAGCTCATCGCCCAGAGCTCGTCGCGGGTCGGGAACCGCGGCCAGCCCCAGCCCTGGAAGTACTGGACGATGGCCCAGATCGTGCGCTGTCGGGTTCCGGCCCGATCCAGGTCCCTGCACACCGTCTTCACGTCCGCGATGATCTGCGGCACACCCCGGTCGGTGTCGTCGCGGATCGGATACAGCTCGGGAAGGAAGCCGTCGGTCGAGTTCACGAAGGCCGCATAGCGCGATCCCGAGGCCGTACCCACCCCATCTGCCTGCACCGTTGGGTGGGCCGGGTCAACGTCGTGGATCGCCTCGCTCAGGTTGCGCAGGTCGTCGGCGCCGACGTGCGAGGCGGTGTCATCGGCCAGGTACCAGGACAGCAGGGCGGGCTGGCTCTCCTCGCGGCAGACATCCCACAACACTGTCTCGGGGTCGAGGCAGTTCGCCCCTGCGCCCGAGGAGATGTACAGCTTGATGCCGTTGCGGGCCGCGGCTGCCAGGAACTCGGAGAAGTCGGCCCCGCGTGTGTTCGTGTAGGTGTGGGCCAGGTTGAACCCGGCAGCTTTGAGGTCGGAGAAGGCCTTGTCGAAGCTGTCGTTGTTGAAGGGCTTCTTCCACACGGCATAGAGGCCAATCGGGAAGAAGGGCTTGCCGTCGACCAGCGTCATCCCGTCCTCGCGGACCGTGACGACGTTGCGGGTCAGCGGCTCACGCACCAGCAGATACCAGTCGCGTGAGAGCACGTTGCCGGCGAAGTCCGCCACCCGCAGACTCAGCCGGTGCAGGTTCGGCCGGTCGTCAGGCCGGACAGGACGCGGCCCGACCAACTGCACCCCAGAGATGTCAAGGAAGGCGCCGTCGAAGAGGTTCGGGGTGTCGAAGCCAAAGCGAATCTGCGCAGTCAAGGCCCCCGGGGGCGCAGTGAACTCATAGCTGTCCTGGTGCCACTGGGGATTCGCCGCGCCGAAGTCGAAGACAGTGCGAGTGCCCACCGGAGCGCCCGCCGCGTCAAACCAGGTGACGCCGCCACTGTAGCCACCGGTCCCGGCCATGGCACCCGTCAAGTCCTGCGAGTGCCGCGACCAGTAGCTGATCCGGTACTTCGCCCCGGGTTCCACGCTGAGCGACGGACACGCAAGTGAGAAGGCCGTGTCGACCTCTCCGGCCTCGCGGGTGATGTGGTAGTAGGGCAACCCCTGCGGCATTCCGCCCTCTGCCCTCTCGATCGTCAGGTTCCCAGCGTGGTTGCCGACGCGCCACTCAGAGGAACCCGGATCGACCGGGGGCGTCGTCAGTGGCTCCTGCGGACGGTAGGTGTACTTGCCGTCAGCCCAGGTGAGCTGTGAGGTGATGTCTGCGCCGTCGAGCCGCAGCACCATCGAGGTGCGGTCGTAGCCGGTCTCGTCGGCCAGGCGGAAGGTGATCGGCGCCGAGGCGTCGCCGGTCCGCGTTGCACTGCGCTCGGTAAGCTTCGGTGGCTGAGCGTCGAGTCCGCCCCAGGGGCCGTCAGTGACGCCGCCGAGGGTGACCGACTCCAGCGTGGGCGTGAGGGTCGGGTTGCGAGTCTCCAGCGTGACCCGGTAGCGCAACCAGTCGCGTTTCCACAGCCGGCGCGGTAGCGCGTCCGGCGTGGTGTAGAAGCTGGCCGCTGTGCCATCTGGTCCGACGAAGTCACTCCACTGACCGGGGCCGCCGTCTCGGCTATTCGCAACCGCGACCTGGATCCGCAGCGAGGTGCCCTCAGGTGTCTGGCCCTTCCACGACACCGCGGTGTCGATTCCGGCGGCCTTCAGCGGCCGCGAGAGCATCTTGCCGGAGTCCTCGAAGGGTGCCGGCTGGGCGCGCACCTCAAAGCGCAGGTCGTCGACCTCAAGGAACTCGCGGTCCGCGATGTTCGGGGTGTCGAAGCCGAAGCGTATCCAGGCCGTCGTAGCCTCCGGGGGCGTAATCCCTGTGAGTGTGAACTGCCGCCACTCCTTCGCCCCGCCTCCAAACACAAAGGGCGTGACCGAGATCACGCCGCCGACGTCGTTGCGCCATTCCAGTTGCGTCAGGTAATGCCCCTGATGGCCTGCGAGGTTGCCCAGTGACACGTTCGAGCGCCAGGCAAAGCTCAGTCGCCCTTCGGCACCGGCCGCTACTGGGAAGGCCTCGGAGGCCACCTCGAAGGCGGTGTCGCCTGTCGCTCCCTTGTTGCTGATCCGCAGGCACTGCCCCGTCCGTCCGCCCTCGGCGACGCCCAGAGTAAGCTTGTTCTCGTAGTTCTCCGTCCGCCAGCGTTCCATTCCCTGCTCGAAACTCTCGCTGAAGCGCAGCTCCCACTTGCGCGAGAGCTGAACCCGCCCCTGCGAGACCTGGAGGTTCTGCTCTCCGCAGTACAGATCAGTGACAGGTTGCGCCTGGACGACCACTGCCAGGAACATCGCGAGAACGATCATCGCAACTCCTCCTGAGCTTGT
The nucleotide sequence above comes from Armatimonadia bacterium. Encoded proteins:
- a CDS encoding glycoside hydrolase family 20 zincin-like fold domain-containing protein; protein product: MTLAALTLALSLLCPQPRQAELAPVTVLHLPVQIQAPAELAAPADLLRRELAALFGAASPDATGGTVVRLELAPSVLTRAEEYALEPTGSSVSLRAHDEQGMFWAVHTLAALLGQARRTPEGYEADVPKIRDWPDTAFRAFMIQGAWTPSAEEFKRNLEVLARQHVTYVALEFGPQVVLDFDPTIAKGGRFSKAQAREIIEYGRSLGLKPIAYLNMLGHLERAYQKPPYTQHGGIDLRSDEAYERFVYPILSEMLEVYGPVEYFHCGMDEAWELSKWLSGEGADVTGLLTRHIQRVNDFLKARGVKTVIWHDMLIAPNLREKLGAPVGPANGGPPQNTAGALASIPRDVVLDYWFYNPLDSYPALDYLRDQGFAVWASPWQSPFSLTRYAHARQVPVMGTLWSGPPGCFASARYSPVTGLYAQAVWNASAAPETVAPEPTLSAAVQRATSAVLWRRHSLDFPGKEALLLSPTGPKQISWPNKDLEQHYGVPLPTGNPVQLDPLPEVSKALRDVSKAAGVRFPGGATVALDGVNTARGEDQLILYAAPRDHTGTNIYGVEVSVSASGKVLSVAGYGTPDNAIPAGGFVLSAHSGPSGAKSRRVQNLRVGDAVAVFDAENNWLGGSAPTRLMVGLPDGQALYLDGQDTARDVDQLVLYHPGYGEGTTGTNAFGVEVVVREGKVSTVAVGNSAIPADGYVLSAHQGETGTKATALRTLKVGDAVRLLVDRGGDRADLSAVMAGRRIVYPVGARCSTLFLAMATQATSSNGTPMGEWMVRYAAGAPERIPVRYGREILAPSVDALPQYTEGPVWLVDQPPLRYLVREWQNPRPEDEIREISFEPAPALLEVGAQILSVTAATPR